In the genome of Amphiura filiformis chromosome 4, Afil_fr2py, whole genome shotgun sequence, one region contains:
- the LOC140150093 gene encoding LOW QUALITY PROTEIN: adenosine receptor A1-like (The sequence of the model RefSeq protein was modified relative to this genomic sequence to represent the inferred CDS: deleted 1 base in 1 codon) yields the protein MVNTANTFDIVVRLLLVCAGLKDPDPDPWRKRTGSLTSYQIPSPKNCYKLFDHRNGKCRFYHRDHPHIKHYTINSYSQLPISAIGCLLLRCTVIFPSVISCLTLLSVSLDRYLKIVMPLRYHDLMSKRVATEIVISVYSQPPGQPDANCIQYTYNAALTIYGLPLINIVNQTHEDLICGRFATVFNPFYLQFLIFGNILFPLCLICIIYGHIFRVVIQKIRKERRIVPQQQPREGRNNLGNLRHIWFKRERRSIKTLVILLGLCIFGWVPICGVILMEIYNPSYEVGQDVRNVVRSFTFINSAANPIVYSLRGEQFRVYARKFFGIHKGKKMKLIETTRNDATGYPPHHHIGFVYFNALGVSTVPAQTRLKRF from the exons ATGGTCAATACTGCCAATACATTTGATATAGTGGTTCGGCTGCTATTGGTTTGTGCTGGACTGaaagatccagatccagatccttgGAGGAAACGGACTGGTTCTCTTACTAGTTATCAAATTCCGTCACCTAAGAACTGCTACAAATTATTTGATCATAGGAATGGCAAGTGCCGATTTTACCATCGGGATCACCCTCATATCAAACATTATACTATCAATTCATATTCTCAGTTGCCAATATCAGCAATTGGATGTCTTTTGCTTCGGTGTACTGTTATATTTCCTTCTGTCATAAGTTGCTTGACTTTACTATCTGTCAGCCTGGATCGTTATCTAAAAATTGTAATGCCACTGCGTTATCATGACTTGATGTCTAAAAGAGTAGCAACGGAAATCGTGATATCTGTatacagtcagccacctggacaaccg gatgctaactgtatACAGTATACCTATAATGCAGCACTAACGATATATGGATTACCACTTATTAATATTGTAAATCAAACGCACGAAGATTTAATCTGTGGAAGATTTGCTACAGTTTTCAATCCATTCTACCTACAATTCCTTATCTTTGGCAATATTTTGTTTCCGTTGTGTTTAATCTGCATAATATATGGACACATTTTTCGCGTGGTGATTCAAAAGATACGAAAGGAAAGAAGGATCGTACCTCAACAGCAGCCCAGAGAGGGGCGCAACAATCTTGGTAATTTGCGACATATCTGGTTCAAGAGAGAACGTAGATCCATCAAAACACTGGTCATTCTATTGGGTCTGTGTATCTTTGGTTGGGTACCCATTTGCGGTGTGATACTTATGGAAATTTACAACCCTTCATATGAAGTAGGACAAGATGTACGAAATGTCGTCAGATCATTT ACATTTATAAATAGTGCAGCTAACCCCATTGTGTACAGCTTGCGTGGTGAACAGTTTCGTGTGTATGCTCGGAAATTCTTTGGGATTCATAAGGGGAAAAAAATGAAACTAATTGAAACAACACGGAATGATGCTACTGGTTATCCGccacaccaccacattgggttcgtatattttaatgcactcggtgtttctaccgtcccggCTCAAACCAGGCTCAAACGATTTTAG
- the LOC140149759 gene encoding beta-2 adrenergic receptor-like yields the protein MALPPSLLGNTTNSTISPDDVSEPSSFATAIIYFISGLALLVILGGNGLVIILIVKFSRLRTATNYFILGMASADFALGIIVTVVIIMKLNHHWPMPQFGCLLLRCTTLFPAVTSCLTLLSVSMDRYLKIVMPLRYHDLMSKRVAMMIVISIFVYTALTIYVLPLTISNGTQIFNQTCWVDFSLTIIHPAYLQFLVFGNILLPLCLICIMYGQIFRTVIQMIGHERSIRIPQQQAKKMRYMTSRRSSRNWITRELRTIKTLVILLGLCIFGWVPFCGVVLFEIYNPSYQVGLKVLSVIRMCTSLNSAANPIVYSLRSEQFRLCIRKLFGITKKHSNVTNRNNTIS from the coding sequence ATGGCATTACCTCCGTCGCTTCTTGGCAATACAACCAATTCTACCATTAGCCCAGATGATGTTTCCGAACCTTCTTCATTTGCGACAGCGATCATCTACTTCATTTCTGGTTTAGCTTTACTTGTGATCCTTGGAGGGAACGGACTGGTAATCATACTTATTGTCAAGTTCAGCCGCCTAAGAACTGCTACGAATTATTTTATCCTAGGGATGGCTAGTGCCGATTTTGCACTCGGAATTATAGTTACTGTggttattattatgaaattaaatCATCACTGGCCAATGCCACAATTTGGATGTCTCTTGCTTCGGTGCACTACGTTATTTCCTGCTGTCACAAGTTGCTTGACTTTGCTATCCGTCAGCATGGATCGTTATCTAAAAATTGTAATGCCACTGCGTTATCATGACTTGATGTCTAAAAGAGTAGCAATGATGATCGTGATTTCTATATTCGTATATACAGCACTAACAATATATGTATTGCCGCTCACGATTTCAAATGGAACGCAAATATTTAACCAAACCTGCTGGGTCGATTTTTCACTGACCATAATTCATCCAGCCTACCTACAATTTcttgtttttggcaatattttgttaccactgtgtttaaTCTGCATAATGTATGGACAAATCTTTCGTACGGTGATTCAAATGATTGGACATGAAAGGAGTATCCGCATACCTCAACAGCAGGCTAAAAAGATGCGCTACATGACTAGTCGCCGTTCTTCGCGAAATTGGATAACACGAGAACTTAGAACCATCAAAACACTGGTCATTCTATTGGGTCTGTGTATCTTTGGTTGGGTACCCTTTTGCGGTGTGGTACTTTTTGAAATTTACAACCCTTCATATCAAGTAGGACTGAAAGTTTTATCTGTCATCAGAATGTGTACGTCTCTAAATAGTGCAGCGAATCCAATCGTGTATAGCTTGCGTAGTGAACAATTTCGGTTGTGTATACGAAAACTCTTTGGAATTACCAAGAAACACAGCAATGTAACAAATCGAAACAACACGATATCATGA